The Chlorobaculum sp. MV4-Y genome contains the following window.
TGCAGAGATCGAGATCGCCAAACGCAACATCGAGCTTGGCGAAACGACGCTCACTATGATGCGCTTGCAGTACAATGCGGGCAACGTCACGAGTCTCGCCGTTGATCAGCAGCAGGCGCAATTGCTCGCGGCGAAGCTTACGCTCCCGAAGCTCGAAGCGTCGCGCACCGCGCAGGAGAACGCGCTTTCGATTCTTGCCGGACGGATGCCCGGCACGCCCGTCAAGCGCAGCAAGGGGTACGCGCCCTTCGCGATGCCCGACGGCCTCGGCGCGGGCGTGCCGCTCGCCTTGCTTTCGAACCGGCCCGACGTTCGCGCCGCCGAGGAGTCGCTCATGGAGGCGCACGCGCTCACCGGCGTCAACAAGGCGCTGATGTACCCGTCGATCACCGTTACGGCGCAGGGCGGGCTGAACGCCATTGAGTCGAGCAAGTGGTTTTCGAGTCCCGGCTCGCTCTTCGATGCGATTCAAGGCATGCTTGTGCAGCCGATCTTCCGCCACGGCCAGCTCAAGTCGCAATACGAACAGTCGAAAATCCGCCGCGACCAGGCCGAACTTGCCTTCAGGAAAACACTGCTTGTCGCTGTTGGTGAGGTCTCCAATGCGCTTGCGCAGGTTGAAAAGACCGGCGAGCAAGAGAAGTTCGCTGAAGCTCGCGTAGCTGCATTGCGCAAGGCAGCGAGCAATTCGCGCCTGCTCTTCAACAGCGGCATGGCGACCTACCTCGAAGTGATTGCCGCCGAAACCTCGCTGCTCCAGTCGGAACTCGAACTCTCCGACGTGCAGCGCAGCCGCCTATCGGCGATTGCCGATCTCTACCGCGCGGTCGGTGGCGGCTGGCGGGAGTGAGCGCCGGCGTGGCTCAGGGCAAGAGGAGTAGAAACAGCGCGTAGATCGCCGTCTGCGCGGCGGTGATGAGCATACCGGGAATCGCGAATTCGAGAAAGCCGAGGCTGTGCTCGCCGCGCGACTCGGCGCTCTGGAGGATGATGACGTTGCTCGCCGCCCCGAAAATCAGCAGATTCCCGGCGATGGTGCTCCCTGCGGCGAGCGCCATCAGCAGCCTCACCGGAACCTCCGGGCCGTGCAGCAGCGGCAAGAAAAGTGCCACGAGCGGCACGTTCGAGACGAGCTGGCTCAGGAGGATACTCACGGCCAGAATCGTTCCCGTGTCGAAGAGGTCGATGCCCGCCACCGCGAAGGTGTGCTGAAAAAATCCGGTGTTCCAGACGCTCTCCATCAGCACGAACATGGCGGCGAAAAAGATAAGCGTCGGCCAGTCGAGCGTACGCAGAAGCCTCGCCCGTCCCGGACTCAAGAGGAGTACCGGCAAACCCGCACCGGCGGCGATCCAGGTAATAGGCAGCGCCTCGCCTCTGCCCGCTGCCGTCAGGGCGATCTTGATCACGGTCAGCACGGCGAGCACGAGCAGCGAAAATCGCGCCACGGCGGCCATCCTCGGGTCGCGCAACTCCGCCTGTTCATGTGCGATCTCCCGCGCGGCGAAGTGTTCCCGGAAAAGGAACTTCAGGATCAGGAAGGTCGCCGCGAGACTCAGGAGCGTTGGAACGACGAGGTAACGTCCAAACGATGCGAAAGCGCTGGAGGGAAGCGCGTCGAGGGCGATGAGCAGGTTCTGTGGATTGCCGATCGGGCTCATCACGCTACCGGTCGTCACCGAAAAGGCGAGCGCAAGCAGGAGCGGCTTCGCGTGAATGCCGTGCTGTCGCGCGAGCAACAGCATCACTGGCGTTCCGACGATGGCGATGGTGTCGTTCATCAGCAGGGCGGAGAAGAGGCCACAACCGAAGACGACGAAAAGCAACAGCCCGCTCGCCGTCGTGGCGCGGCTGAAAAGTGCGTAGGCGAGATGTTCGAGGTAGCCGCTCGTTTCAAGTGCGCGGCCCAAGAGAAACATCCAGAAAAGAAACGCCATGATCTCCGGATTGATCGCCCGCAGCGCCTCGGCAGACCGGATCGCTCCCGTCGCGACCACAGCCCCGGCCCCGGCAAGCATGATCTGCCAGACCGGCAACCGCACGGGGCTTATCTGGCGAACCGCGATGGCGGCAAAGACGAGCAGCAGAACGATGAGCGGGATGTTCATTGGGCAATAAATGGCAAATGGATGAGATTCTCGAAACGCGCCCGAATGATAATGAATTCCCGCGACCGCAGGAGATAAAAAACATGGACAGAACCATCAGAACGGAGATCGTTATCGACGCGCCACCAGAGCGGGTCTGGGCGGCGCTGACCGGCTTCGGCAGTTATGGTGCATGGAATCCGTGCATTCGGAGAGTCGATGGAAATGCCGGGGTGAATCAAATCCTTCACATCACCATCCGGTTTGGATGGTTGCCGTCGATCCGCTTTATGGCGAGGATCGACCGGTTTCGCAGGAACGAAATTCTGGGCTGGCGAGCCGCCTTTCTTTTCGGACTTCTCGAGGGACGGCACTGGTTCGAGATGCATCCGCTCGATGCCGGGAGCACGCGATTCGTTCACGCTGAAACCTTCAGCGGCATTCTTACATCTCCGTTTCTTGTGTTGTTTGAAGGAGTTATCCGCGCGAGCTACGAGGCGATGAACCGTTCGCTGAAAACTATTGTTGAGTAAAAGTAACCTGCTGTTGCTTGCAATCGGTGGTTGATTTTGTGTTATATTTTTCTTAACGCAGGTGTAAAAACGCGGTTTATTGTTGCTGACAAACAAACTCAAACTGCACGGAAATGATACGAGAAACTGTTAAGACCGTCGGAACGGCGTTTTTGTTCTCACCATTCGGAATGCCGCTCCTTGTGCACGGCGCCGCCGGGCTGCTTGTTGGAACCGTAGGTCTGAATATGATCAACGGCGTGATCAACGATGTCAAGAGCGCCGGAGACATTTTGCAGCAGGAGATGAGCAAACCCAGCGACCGCCAGCAGGATCCAGAGCCGGAGGGCTTTTAAGCAGTCTGATATTTTCTGAGGCTCGATTCCGGGGACGCACCGTGCCATACACGCCGGACAATTCGATACACCATAACGCTCCAGTGTGGTAATCCCCTCTACTTACTTGCATTGGACCGCGCCATCTTATCGTTTTGCCCTGCTCAAGAGCCGTGAAGCAGGAGATTATATCTTGTAGCTCCGGCCATTATAACGCTTTACAATTGCCCCGAACTTCAGCCTGGGTTAGCAGATAAAGCATAATAATATGGGATTAGCCCAATCCACTACAACGGCATCAATTGCGATGTATGATCGATTGAGTAATAACGTGCTAATGAGATACTCCCCAAAAATAGGACGGCTGGTTAAATTGGATCAACAAAAACCCAGCAGTCACTATGAAACAAACACGCCGCAAGTTTACGCCTGAATTCAAAACAAAGGTCGTCCTGGAAGCCCTCAGTGAACGGCTTCCCATGGCAGAACTCGCCCAGAAGCATGAGCTTCATCCGAACCAGATCACTCAATGGAAACGGGAGTTCCTCGACAAGGCCTCCGATGTCTTTTCGAAAGGTGAAAAGGCTAGGAAAACCGAGCAGGATTATCAGCAGGAGAGCGAAGAACTCTACAAAACCATCGGCCAATTGAAGGTTGAGGTCGACTGGCTCAAAAAAAAATTGCAGTCGTAAAATCGCTCTCGGAACGACGCTCCATGGTTGAGAAAGAACATAGCGGTATCAGCATGCAACGCCAGTGCGACCTGCTTTCGATCCACCGATCAGGCCTGTATTATCAG
Protein-coding sequences here:
- a CDS encoding efflux transporter outer membrane subunit; translation: MKRALPLLSIMLFATIGLSACSPVKEYRRPEVKLPESYPGQMAAGKEMATIPYRKFFADPELLELIDSAVANNHDLLIAMKNIDYAGKSLDVAKLWFLPSVDFSATGSYSRASENSSAASKGQERTSRSYTAELNVSWEADIWAKLRNAKKAAVAEYLRSTDAARAVRTTLVSNVAQGYWNLKMLDAEIEIAKRNIELGETTLTMMRLQYNAGNVTSLAVDQQQAQLLAAKLTLPKLEASRTAQENALSILAGRMPGTPVKRSKGYAPFAMPDGLGAGVPLALLSNRPDVRAAEESLMEAHALTGVNKALMYPSITVTAQGGLNAIESSKWFSSPGSLFDAIQGMLVQPIFRHGQLKSQYEQSKIRRDQAELAFRKTLLVAVGEVSNALAQVEKTGEQEKFAEARVAALRKAASNSRLLFNSGMATYLEVIAAETSLLQSELELSDVQRSRLSAIADLYRAVGGGWRE
- a CDS encoding SLC13 family permease; its protein translation is MNIPLIVLLLVFAAIAVRQISPVRLPVWQIMLAGAGAVVATGAIRSAEALRAINPEIMAFLFWMFLLGRALETSGYLEHLAYALFSRATTASGLLLFVVFGCGLFSALLMNDTIAIVGTPVMLLLARQHGIHAKPLLLALAFSVTTGSVMSPIGNPQNLLIALDALPSSAFASFGRYLVVPTLLSLAATFLILKFLFREHFAAREIAHEQAELRDPRMAAVARFSLLVLAVLTVIKIALTAAGRGEALPITWIAAGAGLPVLLLSPGRARLLRTLDWPTLIFFAAMFVLMESVWNTGFFQHTFAVAGIDLFDTGTILAVSILLSQLVSNVPLVALFLPLLHGPEVPVRLLMALAAGSTIAGNLLIFGAASNVIILQSAESRGEHSLGFLEFAIPGMLITAAQTAIYALFLLLLP
- a CDS encoding SRPBCC domain-containing protein — its product is MDRTIRTEIVIDAPPERVWAALTGFGSYGAWNPCIRRVDGNAGVNQILHITIRFGWLPSIRFMARIDRFRRNEILGWRAAFLFGLLEGRHWFEMHPLDAGSTRFVHAETFSGILTSPFLVLFEGVIRASYEAMNRSLKTIVE
- a CDS encoding transposase; this translates as MKQTRRKFTPEFKTKVVLEALSERLPMAELAQKHELHPNQITQWKREFLDKASDVFSKGEKARKTEQDYQQESEELYKTIGQLKVEVDWLKKKLQS